A genome region from Bacillaceae bacterium IKA-2 includes the following:
- a CDS encoding heavy metal translocating P-type ATPase, giving the protein MANTCAVVKQSEQQVETEKSFFQEHQQLIFSLLGGVFLVLAIFFENIGMQVISIFAFALSYAAGGFFKAKEGLTDLIVDRSLNVELLMILAAAGAAVIGYWAEGAILIFIFSLSGALETYTLNKSHREISALMKLQPEEATVLIGDEEKIVAVTALQVGDHVLVKPGERIPTDGSIIKGQTTIDEAAITGESMPVTKKIDDPVFSGTVNMNGAITVSVTKMNADTLFQKIIDLVQTAKDEKSPSQLFIEKFEGVYVKGVLVIVTLMMFLPHYLLGWSWTETFYRAMVMLVVASPCALVASIMPASLSAISNGARNGILFKGGIHLEALNSVKAIALDKTGTLTNGKPEVTDVFVREGESKAEFLYKVASIESYSTHPLAESIVSYVKKQTDSLLAQPDEVEDITGWGLTAIFDGKNYKIGKRSFIGDEEADQFFKEETAQLSEMGKTLVYVADENGIYGVIALRDTVRDVAIEAIRRFHEAGIYSIMITGDHEKTAEAIAKETNVDEYIANCLPERKVEEIKALKEKYGSVAMVGDGINDAPALAIANVGIAMGTGTDVAIETADIILVQNDLSKIAKAIELSKRMNRIIKQNIIFSISVITLLIIGNFLQTVSLPLGVIGHEGSTILVILNGLRLLRG; this is encoded by the coding sequence ATGGCAAACACCTGTGCAGTAGTAAAACAATCTGAGCAACAGGTAGAAACTGAAAAATCTTTTTTTCAAGAACATCAACAACTGATATTTTCTTTATTAGGTGGTGTATTTTTAGTTCTCGCAATCTTTTTTGAAAACATAGGTATGCAAGTAATCTCGATTTTCGCTTTTGCTCTATCATATGCTGCCGGTGGTTTTTTCAAGGCAAAAGAGGGGCTTACTGATTTAATCGTCGATCGCTCTTTAAACGTTGAGTTATTGATGATTTTAGCTGCTGCCGGCGCTGCTGTCATTGGCTATTGGGCTGAGGGTGCGATTCTTATTTTTATTTTTTCATTAAGCGGAGCACTAGAAACCTATACCTTAAACAAAAGTCATCGCGAAATATCGGCGTTAATGAAACTGCAACCTGAAGAGGCGACTGTCCTTATTGGCGATGAAGAAAAAATTGTCGCTGTTACTGCGCTGCAAGTTGGCGATCACGTTCTCGTCAAACCAGGTGAGCGGATACCAACTGATGGCTCGATTATAAAAGGGCAAACGACGATTGACGAAGCTGCTATTACCGGAGAGTCGATGCCTGTAACGAAAAAAATCGATGATCCTGTTTTTTCAGGAACAGTAAATATGAATGGGGCAATTACTGTTTCTGTCACAAAAATGAATGCTGATACTTTATTTCAAAAAATTATTGACCTTGTCCAAACCGCCAAAGATGAAAAATCACCATCTCAGCTTTTTATTGAAAAGTTTGAAGGTGTTTATGTAAAAGGGGTATTAGTCATTGTTACGCTGATGATGTTTTTACCTCATTATTTGCTAGGCTGGAGTTGGACCGAAACGTTTTACCGGGCGATGGTTATGCTTGTAGTCGCATCTCCTTGTGCTCTTGTCGCCTCAATAATGCCTGCTTCTTTATCAGCGATTTCTAACGGTGCGAGAAATGGCATTCTCTTTAAAGGTGGAATCCACTTAGAAGCGTTAAATTCGGTTAAAGCGATAGCTTTAGATAAAACAGGAACCTTAACAAACGGTAAGCCTGAAGTAACCGATGTATTTGTCAGAGAAGGAGAGTCAAAAGCCGAGTTTCTTTACAAGGTCGCTTCTATTGAAAGCTATTCTACTCATCCCCTCGCAGAATCAATTGTCAGTTATGTAAAAAAACAGACTGATAGTTTGCTAGCCCAACCTGATGAAGTTGAAGATATTACGGGCTGGGGGCTCACTGCTATTTTTGATGGCAAAAATTATAAAATTGGCAAGCGAAGCTTTATTGGCGATGAAGAGGCTGATCAGTTTTTTAAAGAAGAGACTGCACAGCTATCTGAAATGGGAAAAACACTTGTTTATGTAGCCGATGAAAATGGAATTTATGGGGTAATCGCCTTGCGAGATACTGTCCGAGATGTAGCGATTGAAGCGATCCGCCGCTTCCATGAAGCTGGTATTTATTCGATCATGATTACTGGGGATCACGAAAAAACTGCCGAGGCGATTGCGAAAGAAACGAATGTCGATGAGTATATTGCAAATTGCTTACCCGAAAGAAAGGTTGAAGAAATAAAAGCTTTGAAGGAAAAGTATGGCTCTGTAGCGATGGTTGGTGATGGAATTAATGATGCACCTGCTTTAGCAATCGCAAATGTAGGGATTGCGATGGGAACTGGGACTGACGTCGCAATTGAAACCGCTGATATTATCCTTGTCCAAAATGATTTATCAAAAATCGCTAAAGCTATTGAACTATCAAAACGAATGAATCGAATCATTAAACAAAATATTATTTTTTCAATATCAGTGATTACTTTGTTAATTATCGGAAACTTTTTACAAACAGTTTCTTTACCACTAGGTGTCATCGGCCATGAAGGAAGTACGATTTTGGTTATTTTAAACGGATTGAGATTGTTGCGGGGTTGA
- a CDS encoding DUF1934 domain-containing protein has translation MAINEGEGVAVSIIMNTQIKDGENEETVQIATNGKLFKKNTSLYLQFKEERQETGSVNQIIKIDDCNKLAVTRQGAVSMKQQFLLGETTAGIYRSPLGEMLMETKTTSVEIEINEQQMAGTINMSYQLHMQHQYAGDYHVSITFRRMNE, from the coding sequence ATGGCAATAAATGAAGGTGAAGGCGTGGCCGTTTCGATTATCATGAACACGCAGATAAAAGATGGTGAAAATGAGGAAACAGTTCAGATTGCCACCAACGGCAAGCTCTTCAAAAAGAATACGAGTCTTTATTTACAATTTAAAGAAGAACGTCAAGAAACAGGCTCTGTCAATCAAATTATCAAAATTGACGATTGTAATAAGCTTGCGGTCACCAGACAAGGTGCAGTATCTATGAAGCAGCAATTTCTGTTAGGAGAAACAACAGCAGGAATATATCGAAGCCCACTTGGTGAAATGCTGATGGAAACGAAGACAACTTCCGTTGAAATCGAAATAAACGAACAACAAATGGCAGGAACGATAAACATGTCCTACCAATTACATATGCAGCATCAATATGCAGGCGACTATCATGTATCAATTACTTTTAGGAGGATGAATGAATGA
- a CDS encoding alpha/beta hydrolase, with product MPYATHSDTTAIYYETTGVGTAILFVHPPAMGHVTFKRQRPLAEHFQVITIDLRGNGRSGNKTAKITMSVIVEDILAVIDEIGLKKIVICGYSNGSSIAQEFALSYPDRVAGVILCGGFPEVTSFLLKNEFRLGIYVARFKLMKLLAFALARGHAKTKIFEMELADYIRKTDPEVLKIMYNEGLYYSSTNRLHELTAPLLLVYGADDHYVHHYQKIFLEKVQTKVDIVYISNAKHQLPTKHSLELNKIITNFVKRKIETG from the coding sequence ATGCCTTATGCAACGCATTCAGATACAACAGCGATTTATTATGAAACGACAGGAGTAGGAACGGCGATTTTATTTGTTCATCCCCCGGCAATGGGGCATGTGACCTTTAAACGACAGCGCCCTTTAGCCGAACACTTTCAAGTTATTACGATCGATTTACGTGGTAATGGAAGAAGTGGAAATAAAACAGCGAAAATCACGATGTCAGTGATCGTTGAAGATATCTTAGCCGTTATTGATGAAATTGGTCTCAAAAAAATAGTGATTTGTGGATATTCTAACGGAAGCTCAATTGCTCAAGAATTTGCCTTATCCTATCCTGATCGCGTAGCCGGGGTGATTTTGTGTGGTGGTTTTCCAGAAGTAACTAGCTTTTTACTGAAAAATGAGTTTCGCTTAGGGATATACGTTGCTCGGTTTAAATTAATGAAATTGTTGGCATTTGCACTAGCGAGAGGACATGCTAAAACAAAAATTTTTGAAATGGAGCTAGCAGACTATATCAGAAAAACGGATCCAGAAGTGCTGAAAATCATGTATAACGAAGGCCTTTACTACTCGTCAACGAACCGACTACACGAGTTAACAGCCCCACTGCTGCTCGTTTATGGTGCAGACGATCACTATGTTCACCATTATCAAAAGATCTTCCTAGAAAAAGTCCAAACAAAAGTCGATATCGTCTACATATCCAATGCTAAGCATCAACTTCCCACAAAACATAGTCTTGAGTTAAATAAAATTATCACTAATTTTGTGAAGCGGAAAATCGAAACTGGATGA
- the argS gene encoding arginine--tRNA ligase, producing the protein MNTVEQVKENLQIEIRASIVKAGLATKAQIPEIVLEVPKDKVNGDYATNAAMQLARIAKKAPRQIAEELVAHFDKGKASIAKIDIAGPGFINFYMDNSYLTDLIPAIIEAEEKYGETNIGNNKKIQVEFVSANPTGSLHLGHARGAAVGDSLCNILAKAGYDVSREYYINDAGNQINNLGLSLQARYMQALGIEFEMPKDGYNGEDIIGFGNDLASEFGDRFVDDSDEDQLEFFRNYGLKKELEKLRNDLKQYRVEFDNWFSETSLYRNGKVKDTLALLKEKGETYEKDGATWFKSTAYGDDKDRVLIKNDGSYTYITPDIAYHLDKLERGFEKLINIWGADHHGYIPRMKAAIQALGYNQEQLDVEIIQMVSLFQDGQKVKMSKRTGNAITLRELMEEVGIDATRYFFAMRSADTQLDFDMDLAVSKSNENPVFYVQYAHARVCSILRQGQEMNIDYNSGVDFSLISSEKEFDLLKKLGEFPEVVSEAAQKSIPHRITNYVYELAAALHSFYNAEKVLDADDKEKSKARLALMKAVQQTINNALKLIGVSAPEKM; encoded by the coding sequence ATGAATACTGTTGAGCAAGTAAAAGAAAATTTGCAAATAGAAATCCGTGCTTCGATCGTAAAAGCAGGATTAGCAACAAAAGCACAAATTCCTGAAATTGTTTTAGAAGTCCCAAAAGATAAAGTAAATGGTGATTATGCTACCAATGCAGCGATGCAGTTAGCCCGAATTGCCAAAAAAGCGCCACGTCAAATTGCCGAAGAACTAGTTGCCCATTTTGATAAAGGCAAGGCTTCAATTGCAAAAATAGATATCGCGGGACCTGGATTTATTAATTTTTATATGGATAATAGCTATCTAACAGATTTAATTCCAGCAATTATTGAAGCCGAGGAAAAATACGGTGAAACTAATATTGGTAACAATAAAAAAATACAGGTAGAGTTCGTGTCAGCTAATCCAACTGGCAGTCTTCACTTAGGACATGCTCGTGGCGCGGCTGTTGGTGATTCGTTGTGCAATATACTGGCAAAGGCGGGCTATGACGTTTCTAGAGAATACTACATTAATGACGCTGGAAATCAAATTAATAATTTAGGTTTATCCTTGCAGGCACGCTACATGCAAGCGCTTGGAATAGAGTTTGAAATGCCTAAAGACGGCTACAATGGCGAAGATATTATTGGTTTTGGGAACGATTTAGCAAGTGAGTTTGGCGATCGCTTCGTCGATGACTCAGATGAAGACCAACTTGAATTTTTCCGAAATTATGGTCTTAAAAAAGAACTTGAAAAATTACGAAACGATTTAAAACAGTACCGTGTTGAATTTGATAATTGGTTTTCAGAAACTTCACTTTATAGAAATGGAAAAGTTAAAGATACGCTTGCGCTTCTTAAGGAAAAAGGTGAGACGTATGAAAAAGACGGAGCTACATGGTTCAAATCAACGGCCTATGGAGATGACAAGGATCGCGTACTGATTAAAAATGATGGTTCATACACTTATATAACTCCAGATATTGCTTATCATCTTGATAAATTAGAACGTGGCTTTGAAAAGTTAATTAATATTTGGGGCGCTGATCACCATGGCTATATCCCGAGAATGAAGGCAGCAATCCAAGCGCTAGGTTACAATCAAGAGCAACTAGATGTTGAAATTATTCAGATGGTATCGTTATTTCAAGATGGTCAAAAAGTCAAAATGAGTAAACGTACAGGAAATGCGATTACGCTCCGAGAGTTAATGGAGGAAGTTGGTATTGATGCAACACGTTATTTCTTTGCGATGCGCAGCGCTGATACACAACTAGATTTTGATATGGATTTAGCGGTTTCTAAATCAAATGAAAACCCAGTGTTTTATGTTCAATATGCCCATGCCCGTGTTTGTAGTATTTTAAGACAGGGTCAAGAAATGAATATCGACTATAATAGTGGCGTTGATTTCTCATTAATTTCCAGTGAAAAGGAATTTGATCTACTGAAAAAATTAGGAGAATTTCCTGAAGTCGTTTCTGAAGCAGCACAGAAATCAATCCCGCACCGCATCACGAACTATGTTTATGAGCTCGCTGCAGCACTGCACTCGTTCTACAATGCCGAAAAAGTACTTGATGCTGATGACAAAGAAAAAAGTAAAGCACGTCTTGCATTAATGAAAGCAGTCCAACAAACAATTAACAATGCGCTAAAATTAATCGGCGTATCCGCACCAGAAAAAATGTAA
- the cls gene encoding cardiolipin synthase: MQLLYVAIVILILILWMWVDFKLGFKKQLENAKRQVQQVRNGQCEMLTTGHELIKKLIEDINNAKHHIHILFYIFRDDHIGTQVLNALKEKANEGVKVRLLVDRIGCHISKKTLKELKKAGVAFAYSHPPKFPYLFFTLNRRNHRKISVIDGHTGYIGGYNVGDEYLGRDPKFGDWRDIHLRISGDGVQDLQEQFLQDWQVATAEAFRDKRKFYPPLAKGLHQLKIIPSDGALLEETFINFINEAKTSIYIGTPYFIPGHVINNALIEAVKRGVDVKVIVPKQGDHPLVKEAAFPYFEPLIKAGCEVYQYYLGFYHAKTIVIDNHVCDIGTANVDLRSFHINHEINCLNFNRDFIKKVIEVMEHDISISERLTVAQLDDRSFFHKSKEKIASALGLLL, translated from the coding sequence TTGCAACTACTATATGTGGCAATAGTAATTTTAATCCTAATTTTATGGATGTGGGTTGACTTTAAGTTAGGTTTTAAAAAACAACTGGAAAATGCCAAACGGCAAGTTCAACAAGTTAGAAATGGTCAGTGCGAAATGTTAACGACGGGGCATGAGTTAATTAAAAAACTTATTGAAGATATTAATAACGCAAAACACCATATCCATATTCTATTTTATATTTTTCGTGACGATCATATTGGAACGCAAGTATTAAATGCTTTAAAAGAAAAAGCAAACGAAGGCGTAAAAGTCCGTCTACTTGTTGATCGGATTGGTTGTCACATTTCAAAAAAAACACTCAAAGAATTAAAAAAGGCTGGTGTTGCTTTTGCTTACTCGCATCCACCTAAGTTTCCCTATCTCTTTTTCACACTTAACCGCAGAAATCACCGAAAAATATCAGTCATTGACGGTCACACAGGTTATATTGGCGGCTATAACGTTGGCGATGAATATTTAGGGAGAGACCCAAAGTTTGGCGACTGGCGTGACATTCACCTGCGTATTTCGGGTGACGGTGTTCAAGATTTACAAGAGCAATTTTTGCAAGATTGGCAAGTAGCGACAGCTGAAGCATTTCGTGATAAAAGGAAATTTTACCCTCCTTTAGCAAAAGGTCTTCACCAACTAAAAATTATTCCTTCGGATGGAGCCTTACTTGAAGAGACGTTTATCAATTTTATAAACGAAGCGAAAACTTCAATTTATATTGGCACGCCTTATTTTATTCCTGGCCATGTTATTAACAATGCGTTAATTGAAGCTGTTAAACGCGGCGTTGACGTAAAGGTAATTGTTCCTAAGCAAGGTGATCACCCGTTGGTGAAAGAAGCTGCCTTTCCTTATTTCGAGCCACTTATCAAAGCTGGTTGTGAAGTATATCAATATTATCTTGGCTTTTACCATGCGAAAACGATTGTCATCGATAACCATGTTTGTGATATTGGCACTGCTAACGTTGATCTCCGCAGCTTCCATATTAACCACGAGATCAACTGCTTAAATTTCAATCGTGATTTTATTAAAAAAGTTATTGAGGTCATGGAACACGATATATCTATTTCTGAGCGACTCACAGTAGCTCAACTTGATGACCGTTCTTTCTTCCATAAAAGTAAAGAAAAAATCGCATCTGCATTGGGGCTGCTACTTTGA
- the speE gene encoding spermidine synthase, whose protein sequence is MGTWFTEKQTEHFGITVEIKRTLHTEQTDFQKLEMVETAEFGNMLILDGMVMTTERDEFVYHEMVAHVPLFTHPNPKNVLVVGGGDGGVIREVLKHPSVEKATLVEIDGKVIEYSKKYLPSIAGKLEDPRVDVQVDDGFMHIAKSKNVYDVIMVDSTEPVGPAVNLFTKGFYEGISKALKEDGVFVAQTDNPWFHTHLITNVFKDVKEVFPITRLYTANIPTYPSGLWSFTIGSKKYDPLEVPEARFHEIDTKYYTKELHKAAFVLPKFVQDLIK, encoded by the coding sequence ATGGGAACTTGGTTTACAGAAAAGCAAACAGAGCACTTTGGAATTACAGTAGAAATTAAACGGACATTACATACAGAGCAAACGGATTTTCAAAAGTTAGAAATGGTTGAAACTGCCGAGTTTGGCAACATGCTTATTTTAGACGGAATGGTGATGACAACTGAGAGAGATGAGTTTGTTTATCATGAAATGGTTGCGCACGTACCACTATTCACACATCCGAACCCGAAAAATGTTTTAGTCGTTGGTGGTGGTGATGGTGGCGTTATTCGCGAAGTCCTCAAGCATCCTTCTGTTGAAAAAGCAACATTAGTTGAAATTGATGGCAAGGTCATTGAGTATTCGAAAAAATATTTACCTAGTATTGCCGGTAAATTAGAGGACCCTCGTGTTGACGTTCAAGTTGATGATGGCTTTATGCATATTGCTAAAAGTAAAAATGTCTATGATGTGATCATGGTTGATTCAACTGAGCCAGTTGGCCCCGCGGTTAACTTATTTACAAAAGGATTCTATGAAGGGATTTCCAAAGCATTAAAAGAAGATGGGGTTTTTGTCGCACAAACTGATAATCCTTGGTTTCACACGCACTTAATTACCAACGTTTTTAAAGATGTAAAAGAAGTCTTTCCAATTACAAGACTATATACTGCCAATATTCCAACGTATCCAAGTGGCCTTTGGTCGTTTACGATTGGATCAAAAAAATATGATCCATTAGAAGTGCCAGAAGCTCGTTTCCATGAAATTGACACAAAATACTACACAAAAGAGCTTCACAAAGCAGCATTTGTCCTGCCGAAGTTCGTTCAAGATTTAATTAAGTAA
- a CDS encoding PBP1A family penicillin-binding protein: MEVITRKKYHRKLSLFRGLFRFSLVMCILLMGSAVGLLTYAKSLGPPPLQVQQTTVFYGADDSVVGQRHIGQNRHWVSLIDMNPKVIEATLAIEDRKFYRHYGFDFFRIGAAVIKNVQQGTKAQGASTITQQYARNLFLSHDKTWQRKWNEAIYSLRLEMNYTKDEILEGYLNTIYYGHGAYGIEAAANYYFQKTASELNVPEASMLVGIPKGPLYYSPIRNYDLARSRQQQVLNAMAGEGYITTLESEDFFKAPLDLEHETPFHSMSVGPYFQDAVYQVLTEEYGLDPQIIEAGGLHIYTTLDPAMQKTAEKWVADELIDSDIQTALVAIDPRNGNVKAMIGGKNYQESPWNRATQARRPPGSAFKPFLYYAALENGFTAATPLTSEETTFVFDNGGVTYSPSNFADQYANDFITLAKAMALSDNIYAMKTHFFLGFEYLVDSAKMFGITSRLAHYPSLALGAKPVGVMEITNSYSAFANGGKNVKPRFVTRVVDSDGNVLIEQEPELEPVIDPNLAYIMTDLMTGMFDLNLSGSHSEVTGRSVIHLINRPVAGKSGSTDTDSWMIGYTPQLLTGVWVGHDKDEKLKSGEGQYAKRIWAKFTEEALEGQLRLPFPKPANVTAVTINPDNGRLATDACPVQHISYFIKGTEPIEFCQEHINDLNQDTKAEIGEIEKAKKTKLLDRFIDWFSGE, encoded by the coding sequence GTGGAAGTCATCACTAGAAAAAAATATCATCGTAAGCTTAGTCTATTCCGCGGGCTTTTTCGGTTCTCATTAGTGATGTGTATCTTGCTAATGGGTAGCGCCGTTGGCTTACTTACCTATGCAAAATCACTTGGACCTCCACCTTTGCAAGTCCAGCAAACTACAGTTTTTTACGGTGCTGACGATTCTGTTGTTGGACAGAGGCATATCGGCCAAAATCGCCATTGGGTTTCATTAATCGATATGAACCCGAAAGTTATTGAAGCGACATTGGCTATTGAAGACCGAAAATTCTACCGACATTACGGATTTGATTTTTTCCGAATCGGTGCTGCAGTCATTAAAAATGTCCAGCAAGGAACAAAAGCACAAGGAGCTAGTACAATTACCCAACAATATGCGCGAAACCTCTTTTTAAGCCACGATAAAACTTGGCAACGAAAGTGGAATGAAGCGATTTATTCACTTAGACTTGAAATGAATTATACGAAAGATGAAATTTTGGAGGGCTATTTAAATACAATTTATTATGGTCATGGCGCTTATGGAATTGAAGCTGCTGCTAACTACTATTTCCAAAAAACGGCTAGTGAACTGAATGTTCCGGAAGCATCGATGTTAGTTGGTATTCCGAAAGGCCCCCTCTACTATTCACCAATTCGAAATTACGACCTGGCCAGGTCACGTCAGCAGCAAGTACTAAATGCAATGGCTGGTGAAGGATATATTACCACTCTTGAAAGTGAGGACTTTTTTAAAGCACCGCTAGATTTAGAACATGAGACACCGTTTCATTCGATGTCTGTCGGTCCCTACTTCCAGGATGCTGTTTATCAGGTCTTGACCGAGGAATATGGTCTCGATCCGCAAATCATTGAAGCTGGGGGTTTACATATTTACACGACCCTTGACCCCGCTATGCAAAAAACGGCTGAAAAATGGGTAGCCGATGAATTAATAGACAGCGATATCCAAACCGCACTCGTTGCCATCGATCCTCGTAACGGAAATGTAAAAGCAATGATTGGTGGTAAAAATTACCAAGAAAGCCCGTGGAATCGAGCTACTCAGGCGAGAAGACCTCCTGGCTCGGCCTTTAAGCCGTTTTTATATTATGCAGCATTAGAAAATGGCTTTACTGCAGCAACACCGCTAACGAGTGAAGAAACGACTTTTGTCTTTGATAATGGGGGGGTAACCTATTCTCCTAGTAATTTTGCTGATCAATACGCTAACGATTTTATCACATTAGCAAAGGCAATGGCTTTATCTGATAACATTTATGCTATGAAAACTCACTTTTTTCTAGGATTTGAGTATCTCGTTGACTCTGCAAAAATGTTTGGTATTACAAGCAGATTAGCACACTATCCTTCTTTAGCTCTTGGCGCGAAGCCAGTTGGCGTTATGGAAATCACGAATAGTTATAGTGCTTTTGCTAACGGCGGAAAAAATGTTAAACCGCGATTTGTGACGAGAGTTGTCGACAGTGATGGTAACGTTTTAATTGAGCAAGAGCCTGAGTTAGAACCCGTTATTGATCCAAACTTAGCTTATATTATGACAGATTTAATGACGGGTATGTTTGATTTAAATCTGAGTGGTAGCCATAGTGAAGTAACTGGTCGAAGTGTCATCCATCTCATCAACCGCCCTGTTGCAGGTAAAAGTGGATCAACAGATACGGATAGTTGGATGATCGGCTATACACCTCAACTTTTAACTGGAGTTTGGGTTGGTCATGATAAAGATGAAAAGTTAAAAAGTGGTGAAGGACAGTATGCGAAACGAATTTGGGCTAAATTTACCGAAGAAGCACTTGAGGGGCAACTTAGATTGCCGTTTCCTAAACCAGCCAATGTCACAGCGGTAACAATTAATCCCGACAACGGACGATTGGCCACAGATGCTTGTCCAGTGCAGCACATTAGCTATTTCATTAAAGGAACTGAACCTATTGAATTTTGCCAAGAGCATATTAATGATCTCAATCAGGATACAAAGGCAGAAATTGGCGAAATAGAAAAGGCGAAAAAAACAAAGTTATTGGATCGATTTATTGACTGGTTTAGTGGTGAATAA
- the speB gene encoding agmatinase has translation MRFDEAYSGNVFIATNSTYEDSKAVIYGMPMDFTASFRPGSRFGPARIREVSLGLEEYSPYLNRHLEEVNYFDAGDIPLPFGNAQKSIDIIEEFVDKLVADGKFPLGLGGEHLVSWPVIKALHKKYQDLVIIHIDAHADLREHYEGEPLSHSTPIRKACELLGPENIYSFGIRSGMREEFEYARDSGMYMAKFDVAQPLKQVLPTLKGRNVYVTIDIDVLDPSAAPGTGTAEAGGITSKELLHAIHLIADTNFNIVGADLVEVAPAYDPTEQTQIAASKFVREMLLGWVK, from the coding sequence ATGCGTTTTGATGAAGCCTATTCAGGTAATGTATTTATAGCAACGAACAGCACTTACGAAGATAGTAAAGCGGTTATTTATGGAATGCCGATGGATTTTACGGCAAGTTTTCGCCCTGGCTCACGGTTTGGGCCAGCAAGAATTCGTGAAGTCTCATTGGGGTTAGAGGAATATAGCCCTTATTTGAACCGCCATCTTGAAGAAGTAAACTACTTTGATGCCGGCGATATCCCCCTTCCATTTGGAAACGCACAAAAGAGTATTGATATTATTGAAGAGTTTGTCGACAAGCTTGTAGCAGACGGAAAATTTCCGTTAGGACTCGGTGGAGAGCATCTTGTCTCTTGGCCGGTTATTAAGGCTTTACACAAAAAATATCAAGATCTAGTTATTATCCATATTGATGCTCATGCTGATTTGCGCGAGCATTATGAAGGCGAACCGCTAAGTCATTCAACACCGATACGTAAAGCCTGTGAATTACTAGGACCAGAAAATATCTACTCATTCGGGATTCGTTCGGGGATGCGTGAAGAATTCGAATATGCTCGCGATTCAGGGATGTATATGGCGAAATTTGATGTTGCCCAACCACTTAAACAAGTTTTACCAACACTTAAAGGACGTAACGTCTATGTAACGATTGATATTGATGTCCTCGATCCTTCAGCAGCACCTGGTACAGGAACAGCTGAAGCAGGTGGAATTACCTCAAAAGAGTTACTACATGCGATCCACTTAATTGCCGATACGAATTTTAACATCGTCGGTGCCGATCTTGTTGAAGTTGCCCCTGCCTATGATCCAACAGAGCAAACACAAATTGCTGCTAGTAAATTCGTTAGAGAAATGCTCTTAGGATGGGTAAAGTAA